A DNA window from Drosophila sechellia strain sech25 chromosome X, ASM438219v1, whole genome shotgun sequence contains the following coding sequences:
- the LOC116802129 gene encoding uncharacterized protein LOC116802129 gives MTTMVIMLIIYIFIVILGYWRVDGRRAPKKPSYYDYDDESDMFEKMTDQEYEAQSNSHKGQNVEPMDEVLDTSDLDMHLDYRMYKNMARSQRKSPQKTPDSWAMLVKEEKDEMQLGKMKRGGHFGADCQMIDEGDEEQH, from the coding sequence ATGACTACAATGGTGATTATGCTGATAATCTACATTTTCATCGTGATTCTCGGCTACTGGCGAGTGGACGGACGACGTGCACCGAAGAAACCGAGCTACTACGACTACGATGATGAATCGGACATGTTTGAAAAGATGACGGACCAGGAATATGAGGCCCAGTCGAACTCGCACAAAGGCCAAAATGTGGAACCCATGGACGAGGTACTGGACACCAGTGACTTGGATATGCACCTAGATTACCGCATGTACAAGAATATGGCACGTTCACAGCGCAAGTCGCCACAAAAGACTCCCGATTCCTGGGCCATGTTGGTAAAGGAAGAAAAGGATGAAATGCAGCTGGGGAAAATGAAGCGAGGCGGCCACTTCGGTGCCGACTGCCAGATGATCGACGAGGGGGACGAGGAGCAGCACTAA
- the LOC6618023 gene encoding uncharacterized protein LOC6618023, whose translation MVWLTKIIIIFIVLLHIQLAQLKQYIDEGDTFDGFNSIFQKPKKQRSGAMEDDIDRDRDQWNGNTDMDSQSGICPAENPQDMKYEKKDNCKADKKMVKDEDDDEDADPARNSDDDDINDGDEDNGDDEANEEEDGEINFEDEAFVARINCLMGALNKHIKAMADNLQILQCRLIKKNDNLCKNNNQGTTPTEHPSLKWSKKPDFYGSSEPCGDDNCHIEESVDSKEVQPQAFAEDRRVLVPPLFQLFHGPVQLQTTLNSGQDITGSKSRYWMSSPESSDEFQASSQVQPDEKNQVRYEGYEAKLRRLMDSRDEIERNVMRMISPEI comes from the coding sequence atggtctggttaactaaaataatcattATATTTATCGTTTTGCTGCACATTCAATTGGCTCAACTGAAACAGTATATCGATGAGGGTGACACATTTGATGGTTTTAACTCCATATTTCAAAAGCCGAAGAAGCAACGAAGCGGGGCCATGGAGGACGATATCGATCGAGATCGGGATCAGTGGAACGGCAATACCGACATGGACTCGCAATCGGGCATATGTCCCGCCGAAAATCCACAGGATATGAAGTATGAGAAGAAGGATAACTGCAAGGCTGACAAGAAGATGGTTAAGGATGAGGACGATGACGAGGATGCCGATCCTGCACGCAATAGTGATGACGATGATATAAATGATGGTGATGAAGACAATGGCGATGATGAGGCTAATGAAGAGGAGGAcggtgaaattaattttgaggATGAAGCTTTTGTGGCTAGAATTAACTGCTTGATGGGAGCTCTGAACAAGCACATCAAAGCCATGGCCGATAATCTGCAGATCCTTCAATGCcgtttgataaaaaaaaatgataacTTATgtaaaaacaataaccaagGCACTACGCCTACGGAACATCCTAGTCTGAAATGGTCGAAGAAGCCGGATTTCTATGGGTCATCCGAGCCGTGTGGTGACGACAACTGTCATATCGAGGAGAGTGTGGATAGCAAAGAGGTCCAGCCACAAGCTTTTGCTGAGGATCGTCGAGTGCTGGTTCCGCCTCTATTTCAACTCTTCCATGGTCCTGTCCAGCTGCAAACCACTTTGAACAGCGGCCAGGACATCACGGGATCAAAGTCGAGATATTGGATGAGCTCACCGGAATCATCAGACGAATTTCAGGCTTCATCGCAGGTACAACCGGATGAAAAAAATCAAGTACGATACGAGGGTTACGAGGCTAAATTGCGGCGCCTCATGGACAGTCGGGATGAGATCGAGCGAAATGTGATGAGAATGATAAGTCCGGAGATATAA